Proteins from a genomic interval of Anolis sagrei isolate rAnoSag1 chromosome 1, rAnoSag1.mat, whole genome shotgun sequence:
- the TMEM17 gene encoding transmembrane protein 17 yields the protein MSLPEPVRRRLNSFSRTVFTDNSRTGPESGGDDVPDVEIVSSLPLQMSLYFNLCFFPFWWLSNILMLQLKYPVLPDYYKFILVTIAILTSLIEIIRLYLGYMGNLQEKVPELAGFWLLSILLQLPLILFLLLNEGLKIQPLERAVNIIFIVFLAFQVISAFLALKKMVNQLATRFRLHEFDQLGDDLSSEKRVWKKGRLETSWVMRPPIEEISSASGGWGPSLRT from the exons ATGTCCCTACCGGAGCCGGTCAGGCGTCGGCTCAACTCTTTCAGCCGCACGGTCTTTACTGACAACAGCCGCACGGGGCCCGAGAGCGGAGGCGACGACGTTCCGG ATGTTGAAATAGTTTCCAGTTTACCTTTGCAGATGTCCCTCTATTTCAACCTCTGcttttttccattttggtggctGAGCAATATCCTCATGTTGCAGCTGAAG TATCCAGTCTTACCTGACTACTACAAGTTCATCCTTGTGACAATTGCTATATTAACGTCTCTGATTGAGATTATCCGCCTATACCTAGGATACATGGGAAATTTGCAGGAGAAG GTTCCAGAGCTAGCTGGATTTTGGCTCCTGAGTATTCTTTTGCAGCTGCCCTTAATTCTCTTCCTGCTTTTAAACGAAGGTCTGAAGATCCAACCACTGGAACGAGCAGTGAACATCATCTTTATAGTGTTCCTTGCGTTCCAAGTCATTTCTGCCTTCCTTGCCCTCAAAAAAATGGTGAACCAACTGGCAACCCGTTTCCGCCTTCATGAATTTGACCAGCTAGGTGATGATTTGTCCTCTGAGAAGCGGGtctggaagaaaggaaggctggAAACCTCATGGGTTATGAGACCCCCTATAGAAGAAATTTCCTCAGCAAGTGGTGGATGGGGACCTTCCCTGAGAACTTGA